The following are encoded together in the Tursiops truncatus isolate mTurTru1 chromosome 10, mTurTru1.mat.Y, whole genome shotgun sequence genome:
- the MST1R gene encoding macrophage-stimulating protein receptor isoform X3, protein MGWMPGPGLQEPPRAAIWASMELHPPPLQPFLLLLLLLLLLLLPAVPETGGSWQCPRIPYAASCDFDVEYLVPSFSAGRPVQAVATYEGGREGSAVFVATRNRLHVLGPDLQPVESLATGPAGAPGCQTCAACGPGPHGPPGDTDAQVLVLEPVLPALISCGSSLRGRCFLHELEPRGTALHLAPPVCLFSAHHNHPEDCPDCVASPLGTLMTVVEQGHASYFYVASSLDSAVAASFSPRSVSIRRLKADASGFAPGFAALSVMPEHLASYRIEYVYSFRAGAFVYFLTVQPANVVDAPGALHTRLVRLSAVETDLGDYRELVLDCRFAPKRRRRAAHEGAQPYPVLQAAHAAPVGGRLATELSIAEGQEVLFGVFSASRDSGPGVDPNSVVCAFPVDLLDTLIEQGVERCCEPPVHPGLRRGLDFFQLPSFCPDPPGLVAPSPKTSCRHFPLLVSSSLLRVDLFNGLLGPAQVTALHVTRLNNVTVAHMGTADGRILQVELARSLNYLLYVSNFSLGSNGQPVHRDVSRLGDHLLFASGDQVFQVPIQGPGCRHFLTCGRCLRAQRFMGCGWCGGMCGRQKDCPGSWQQDHCPPELTKFSPHSGPLRGSTRLTLCGSNFYLHPPGLVPEGTHQVTVGQSPCRLLLKGNSNLSQVPRKDFVEELECELEPLGTQEAGPANVSLTVTNMPLGKHFRVDGTSMLRGFSFMEPVLTAVQPLFGPRAGGTCLTLEGQGLSVGTSRAVLVNGTECLLKRVSEGQLLCTTPPGAATARVPIRLQVGGAEVPGSWNFHYQEDPIMLGISPNCGYTGSHVTIHGQHLTSVWHLVLSFHDGRRAVENRCEGQLPEQHWCRLPEYVVRGPQGWVTGNLSAQGDGAAGFTLPGFRFLAPPHPPSMDLVALKPEEHAVKFEYIGLGAVADCVDVNVTVGGESCQHELRGDVIVCPLPPALQLGKDGAPLQVCVDGGCHILGKVVRPGLEGVPQSTLLGVLLALLLLVAVLATILVFSYHQRKQLVLSPNLDDLASLDRTTGAMPLPLLRSSSDYRNGLAAPAIDSRDSTTQVHRTSFSGNGDGSHVPLLRKESIQLGDLNSALLAEVKDVLIPHEWVVTHTDRVIGKGHFGVVYHGEYTDEAQNQIHCAIKSLSRITEVQEVEAFLREGLLMRSLHHPNVMALIGIVLPPEGLPRVLLPYMRHGDLLQFIRSPQRSPTVKDLISFGLQVARGMAYLAEQKFVHRDLAARNCMLDESFTVKVADFGLARDVLDKEYYSVQQRRHARLPVKWMALESLQTYRFTTKSDVWSFGVLLWELLTRGAPPYPHIDPFDLMHFLAQGRRLPQPEYCPDSLYAVMQHCWAADPAARPTFGALAGDVERLVAALRGDHYVQLPVAYVNVGPGAPDKAEMPLE, encoded by the exons ATGGGCTGGATG CCAGGCCCGGGCCTGCAGGAACCTCCGCGGGCCGCCATCTGGGCCTCGATGGAGCTCCACCCGCCGCCATTGCAGCCCTTCCtgttactactgctgctactgctgctgctgcttctaccgGCGGTGCCCGAGACGGGAGGGTCCTGGCAGTGCCCGCGCATCCCCTATGCTGCCTCCTGCGACTTTGACGTGGAGTACTTGGTGCCCAGCTTCTCGGCTGGCCGGCCGGTACAGGCTGTGGCAACCTACGAGGGCGGCAGGGAAGGGAGTGCCGTGTTCGTGGCCACACGTAATCGCCTGCATGTGCTTGGGCCTGATCTGCAGCCAGTTGAGAGCCTGGCCACCGGCCCTGCTGGGGCCCCTGGCTGCCAAACGTGTGCGGCCTGTGGCCCAGGCCCCCACGGCCCACCGGGAGACACAGATGCGCAGGTTCTGGTGCTGGAGCCGGTGCTGCCTGCACTGATCAGTTGTGGCTCCAGCCTTCGGGGACGCTGCTTCCTGCATGAGCTAGAGCCCCGCGGGACAGCCCTGCACCTGGCGCCACCAGTCTGCCTTTTCTCGGCGCACCACAATCATCCGGAGGACTGTCCCGACTGTGTAGCCAGCCCGCTGGGCACCCTCATGACCGTGGTTGAGCAGGGTCATGCCTCCTACTTCTACGTGGCATCCTCACTGGACTCGGCGGTGGCCGCCAGCTTCAGCCCACGATCAGTGTCCATCCGGCGCCTCAAGGCCGACGCCTCAGGATTTGCACCAGGCTTTGCAGCACTGTCAGTGATGCCTGAGCACCTGGCTTCCTACCGCATCGAATACGTGTACAGTTTCCGTGCAGGAGCCTTCGTCTATTTCCTGACTGTGCAGCCAGCCAACGTGGTAGATGCTCCTGGCGCCTTACACACGCGCCTGGTACGGCTCAGCGCTGTCGAGACTGACCTGGGCGACTACCGCGAGCTGGTCCTCGACTGCCGTTTTGCACCTAAACGCCGGCGACGCGCGGCCCATGAGGGCGCACAGCCCTACCCGGTGTTGCAGGCGGCCCATGCTGCTCCAGTGGGCGGGCGACTGGCCACTGAGCTGAGCATCGCTGAGGGCCAGGAagtgctattcggggtcttctcgGCTAGCAGAGACAGCGGCCCAGGTGTGGATCCCAACTCTGTCGTCTGTGCGTTCCCTGTAGACTTGCTGGACACTCTCATCGAGCAGGGTGTGGAGCGCTGTTGTGAGCCTCCTGTCCACCCTGGCCTCCGGCGAGGCCTCGACTTCTTCCAGTTGCCCAGTTTTTGCCCTGACCCG cctggcctggtGGCTCCCAGCCCCAAAACCAGCTGCCGCCACTTCCCTCTGCTGGTCAGCAGCAGCCTCTTACGGGTGGACCTATTCAACGGGCTGTTAGGACCAGCGCAGGTCACTGCATTGCACGTGACACGTCTCAACAATGTCACAGTGGCCCACATGGGCACAGCCGATGGGCGCATCCTGCAG GTGGAGCTGGCCAGGTCTCTCAACTACTTGCTGTACGTGTCCAACTTCTCACTGGGCAGCAATGGGCAGCCTGTGCATCGGGATGTCAGTCGCCTTGGGGACCACCTGCTCTTTGCCTCTGGGGACCAG GTCTTCCAGGTACCTATCCAGGGCCCTGGCTGCCGCCACTTCCTTACCTGTGGGCGTTGCCTGCGGGCACAGCGTTTCATGGGCTGTGGATGGTGTGGGGGCATGTGTGGCCGGCAGAAGGATTGTCCTGGCTCCTGGCAACAGGACCATTGCCCACCCGAGCTTACTAAG tTCAGCCCCCACAGTGGACCCCTAAGGGGCAGCACAAGACTGACCCTGTGTGGCTCCAACTTCTACCTACATCCTCCTGGTCTGGTGCCTGAGGGCACCCATCAGGTCACTGTGGGTCAAAGTCCCTGCCGACTGCTGCTCAAAGGCAACTCAAACCTCAG CCAAGTACCCCGGAAGGACTTTGTAGAGGAGCTTGAGTGTGAACTGGAGCCCTTGGGCACGCAGGAAGCCGGGCCTGCCAACGTCAGCCTCACTGTGACCAACATGCCACTGGGCAAGCACTTCCGGGTAGATGGCACCTCCATGCTGCGAGGCTTCTCTTTCATG GAACCCGTGCTGACAGCAGTACAACCCCTCTTTGGTCCACGGGCAGGGGGTACCTGCCTCACCCTTGAAGGCCAAGGCCTGTCTGTTGGCACCAGCCGGGCTGTGCTGGTCAATGGGACTGAGTGCCTGCTGAAACG GGTCAGCGAGGGGCAACTTCTATGTACCACACCCCCCGGGGCTGCTACCGCCCGCGTTCCCATTCGCCTGCAGGTGGGGGGCGCCGAAGTGCCTGGCTCCTGGAACTTCCACTATCAGGAAGACCCCATCATGCTGGGTATCAGCCCCAACTGTGGCTACAC TGGTTCCCACGTCACCATCCATGGCCAGCATCTGACTTCAGTGTGGCACCTCGTGCTGTCATTCCATGATGGGCGCAGGGCAGTGGAGAACAGG TGTGAGGGGCAGCTCCCGGAGCAGCACTGGTGCCGCCTGCCCGAATACGTGGTCCGAGGACCACAGGGGTGGGTGACGGGGAACCTGAGTGCCCAGGGGGATGGAGCTGCCGGCTTCACACTGCCTGGCTTTCGCTTCctggccccaccccacccacccagcaTGGACCTGGTCGCACTGAAGCCTGAGGAGCATGCCGTTAAGTTTGAG TACATTGGGCTGGGCGCTGTGGCTGATTGTGTGGATGTGAACGTGACCGTGGGTGGTGAGAGCTGCCAGCATGAGCTGCGGGGGGATGTGATTGTCTGCCCCCTTCCCCCCGCCCTGCAACTTGGCAAGGATGGTGCTCCACTGCAG GTCTGCGTGGATGGTGGGTGTCACATCCTGGGCAAGGTAGTGCGGCCAGGTCTGGAAGGGGTCCCACAGAGCACACTCCTCGGTGTCCTACTGGCCCTGCTCCTGCTTGTGGCTGTACTGGCCACCATACTGGTCTTCAGTTACCACCAGAGAAAACAGCTAG TCCTTTCTCCGAACCTGGATGACTTGGCATCCCTGGACCGGACCACTGGAGCCatgcctctgcctctgctccGCTCAAGCTCTGACTATAGAAATGGCCTTG CAGCCCCTGCCATTGATAGCCGGGATTCCACCACTCAGGTCCACAGAACATCCTTCTCAGGCAACGGGGATGGGTCCCATGTCCCACTGCTGCGGAAAGAGTCCATCCAGCTTGGGGACCTGAACTCTGCACTCCTGGCCGAGGTCAAGGATGTACTGATTCCCCACGAGTGGGTAGTCACCCACACTGACCGAGTCATTGGCAAAG GTCACTTTGGAGTTGTTTACCATGGAGAATACACAGACGAGGCCCAGAATCAAATCCACTGTGCCATCAAGTCGCTGAGTC GCATCACGGAGGTGCAGGAGGTGGAGGCCTTCCTGCGTGAGGGGCTGCTCATGCGCAGTCTGCACCACCCAAATGTGATGGCTCTTATTGGTATCGTGCTGCCGCCTGAAGGGCTGCCCCGCGTGCTGCTGCCCTATATGCGCCACGGAGACCTGCTCCAATTCATCCGCTCACCCCAGCGG AGCCCCACAGTGAAGGACCTCATCAGCTTCGGCCTGCAGGTGGCCCGTGGCATGGCGTACCTGGCAGAGCAGAAGTTTGTGCACCGGGACCTGGCTGCTCGGAACTGCAT GCTGGATGAGTCATTCACAGTCAAGGTGGCTGACTTTGGTCTGGCCCGCGATGTCCTGGACAAGGAGTACTACAGTGTCCAACAGCGCCGCCATGCTCGCCTACCTGTCAAATGGATGGCGCTAGAGAGCCTGCAGACCTACAGATTCACCACCAAGTCCGACGTG TGGTCGTTTGGTGTCCTCTTATGGGAACTGCTGACACGGGGTGCCCCACCGTACCCCCACATCGACCCTTTTGACCTCATGCACTTCCTGGCCCAGGGTCGGCGCCTGCCCCAGCCTGAGTATTGCCCTGATTCTCT GTACGCAGTAATGCAGCACTGCTGGGCTGCAGACCCTGCAGCACGACCCACCTTTGGAGCACTGGCAGGGGACGTGGAACGCTTGGTGGCCGCGTTGCGAGGGGACCACTACGTGCAGCTGCCTGTGGCCTACGTGAACGTGGGCCCTGGTGCCCCGGACAAGGCAGAAATGCCCTTGGAATAG
- the MST1R gene encoding macrophage-stimulating protein receptor isoform X1, with the protein MGWMPGPGLQEPPRAAIWASMELHPPPLQPFLLLLLLLLLLLLPAVPETGGSWQCPRIPYAASCDFDVEYLVPSFSAGRPVQAVATYEGGREGSAVFVATRNRLHVLGPDLQPVESLATGPAGAPGCQTCAACGPGPHGPPGDTDAQVLVLEPVLPALISCGSSLRGRCFLHELEPRGTALHLAPPVCLFSAHHNHPEDCPDCVASPLGTLMTVVEQGHASYFYVASSLDSAVAASFSPRSVSIRRLKADASGFAPGFAALSVMPEHLASYRIEYVYSFRAGAFVYFLTVQPANVVDAPGALHTRLVRLSAVETDLGDYRELVLDCRFAPKRRRRAAHEGAQPYPVLQAAHAAPVGGRLATELSIAEGQEVLFGVFSASRDSGPGVDPNSVVCAFPVDLLDTLIEQGVERCCEPPVHPGLRRGLDFFQLPSFCPDPPGLVAPSPKTSCRHFPLLVSSSLLRVDLFNGLLGPAQVTALHVTRLNNVTVAHMGTADGRILQVELARSLNYLLYVSNFSLGSNGQPVHRDVSRLGDHLLFASGDQVFQVPIQGPGCRHFLTCGRCLRAQRFMGCGWCGGMCGRQKDCPGSWQQDHCPPELTKFSPHSGPLRGSTRLTLCGSNFYLHPPGLVPEGTHQVTVGQSPCRLLLKGNSNLSQVPRKDFVEELECELEPLGTQEAGPANVSLTVTNMPLGKHFRVDGTSMLRGFSFMEPVLTAVQPLFGPRAGGTCLTLEGQGLSVGTSRAVLVNGTECLLKRVSEGQLLCTTPPGAATARVPIRLQVGGAEVPGSWNFHYQEDPIMLGISPNCGYTGSHVTIHGQHLTSVWHLVLSFHDGRRAVENRCEGQLPEQHWCRLPEYVVRGPQGWVTGNLSAQGDGAAGFTLPGFRFLAPPHPPSMDLVALKPEEHAVKFEYIGLGAVADCVDVNVTVGGESCQHELRGDVIVCPLPPALQLGKDGAPLQVCVDGGCHILGKVVRPGLEGVPQSTLLGVLLALLLLVAVLATILVFSYHQRKQLVLSPNLDDLASLDRTTGAMPLPLLRSSSDYRNGLAAPAIDSRDSTTQVHRTSFSGNGDGSHVPLLRKESIQLGDLNSALLAEVKDVLIPHEWVVTHTDRVIGKGHFGVVYHGEYTDEAQNQIHCAIKSLSRITEVQEVEAFLREGLLMRSLHHPNVMALIGIVLPPEGLPRVLLPYMRHGDLLQFIRSPQRSPTVKDLISFGLQVARGMAYLAEQKFVHRDLAARNCMLDESFTVKVADFGLARDVLDKEYYSVQQRRHARLPVKWMALESLQTYRFTTKSDVVRPHLPQSPHGLREHLALPIDLRMWSFGVLLWELLTRGAPPYPHIDPFDLMHFLAQGRRLPQPEYCPDSLYAVMQHCWAADPAARPTFGALAGDVERLVAALRGDHYVQLPVAYVNVGPGAPDKAEMPLE; encoded by the exons ATGGGCTGGATG CCAGGCCCGGGCCTGCAGGAACCTCCGCGGGCCGCCATCTGGGCCTCGATGGAGCTCCACCCGCCGCCATTGCAGCCCTTCCtgttactactgctgctactgctgctgctgcttctaccgGCGGTGCCCGAGACGGGAGGGTCCTGGCAGTGCCCGCGCATCCCCTATGCTGCCTCCTGCGACTTTGACGTGGAGTACTTGGTGCCCAGCTTCTCGGCTGGCCGGCCGGTACAGGCTGTGGCAACCTACGAGGGCGGCAGGGAAGGGAGTGCCGTGTTCGTGGCCACACGTAATCGCCTGCATGTGCTTGGGCCTGATCTGCAGCCAGTTGAGAGCCTGGCCACCGGCCCTGCTGGGGCCCCTGGCTGCCAAACGTGTGCGGCCTGTGGCCCAGGCCCCCACGGCCCACCGGGAGACACAGATGCGCAGGTTCTGGTGCTGGAGCCGGTGCTGCCTGCACTGATCAGTTGTGGCTCCAGCCTTCGGGGACGCTGCTTCCTGCATGAGCTAGAGCCCCGCGGGACAGCCCTGCACCTGGCGCCACCAGTCTGCCTTTTCTCGGCGCACCACAATCATCCGGAGGACTGTCCCGACTGTGTAGCCAGCCCGCTGGGCACCCTCATGACCGTGGTTGAGCAGGGTCATGCCTCCTACTTCTACGTGGCATCCTCACTGGACTCGGCGGTGGCCGCCAGCTTCAGCCCACGATCAGTGTCCATCCGGCGCCTCAAGGCCGACGCCTCAGGATTTGCACCAGGCTTTGCAGCACTGTCAGTGATGCCTGAGCACCTGGCTTCCTACCGCATCGAATACGTGTACAGTTTCCGTGCAGGAGCCTTCGTCTATTTCCTGACTGTGCAGCCAGCCAACGTGGTAGATGCTCCTGGCGCCTTACACACGCGCCTGGTACGGCTCAGCGCTGTCGAGACTGACCTGGGCGACTACCGCGAGCTGGTCCTCGACTGCCGTTTTGCACCTAAACGCCGGCGACGCGCGGCCCATGAGGGCGCACAGCCCTACCCGGTGTTGCAGGCGGCCCATGCTGCTCCAGTGGGCGGGCGACTGGCCACTGAGCTGAGCATCGCTGAGGGCCAGGAagtgctattcggggtcttctcgGCTAGCAGAGACAGCGGCCCAGGTGTGGATCCCAACTCTGTCGTCTGTGCGTTCCCTGTAGACTTGCTGGACACTCTCATCGAGCAGGGTGTGGAGCGCTGTTGTGAGCCTCCTGTCCACCCTGGCCTCCGGCGAGGCCTCGACTTCTTCCAGTTGCCCAGTTTTTGCCCTGACCCG cctggcctggtGGCTCCCAGCCCCAAAACCAGCTGCCGCCACTTCCCTCTGCTGGTCAGCAGCAGCCTCTTACGGGTGGACCTATTCAACGGGCTGTTAGGACCAGCGCAGGTCACTGCATTGCACGTGACACGTCTCAACAATGTCACAGTGGCCCACATGGGCACAGCCGATGGGCGCATCCTGCAG GTGGAGCTGGCCAGGTCTCTCAACTACTTGCTGTACGTGTCCAACTTCTCACTGGGCAGCAATGGGCAGCCTGTGCATCGGGATGTCAGTCGCCTTGGGGACCACCTGCTCTTTGCCTCTGGGGACCAG GTCTTCCAGGTACCTATCCAGGGCCCTGGCTGCCGCCACTTCCTTACCTGTGGGCGTTGCCTGCGGGCACAGCGTTTCATGGGCTGTGGATGGTGTGGGGGCATGTGTGGCCGGCAGAAGGATTGTCCTGGCTCCTGGCAACAGGACCATTGCCCACCCGAGCTTACTAAG tTCAGCCCCCACAGTGGACCCCTAAGGGGCAGCACAAGACTGACCCTGTGTGGCTCCAACTTCTACCTACATCCTCCTGGTCTGGTGCCTGAGGGCACCCATCAGGTCACTGTGGGTCAAAGTCCCTGCCGACTGCTGCTCAAAGGCAACTCAAACCTCAG CCAAGTACCCCGGAAGGACTTTGTAGAGGAGCTTGAGTGTGAACTGGAGCCCTTGGGCACGCAGGAAGCCGGGCCTGCCAACGTCAGCCTCACTGTGACCAACATGCCACTGGGCAAGCACTTCCGGGTAGATGGCACCTCCATGCTGCGAGGCTTCTCTTTCATG GAACCCGTGCTGACAGCAGTACAACCCCTCTTTGGTCCACGGGCAGGGGGTACCTGCCTCACCCTTGAAGGCCAAGGCCTGTCTGTTGGCACCAGCCGGGCTGTGCTGGTCAATGGGACTGAGTGCCTGCTGAAACG GGTCAGCGAGGGGCAACTTCTATGTACCACACCCCCCGGGGCTGCTACCGCCCGCGTTCCCATTCGCCTGCAGGTGGGGGGCGCCGAAGTGCCTGGCTCCTGGAACTTCCACTATCAGGAAGACCCCATCATGCTGGGTATCAGCCCCAACTGTGGCTACAC TGGTTCCCACGTCACCATCCATGGCCAGCATCTGACTTCAGTGTGGCACCTCGTGCTGTCATTCCATGATGGGCGCAGGGCAGTGGAGAACAGG TGTGAGGGGCAGCTCCCGGAGCAGCACTGGTGCCGCCTGCCCGAATACGTGGTCCGAGGACCACAGGGGTGGGTGACGGGGAACCTGAGTGCCCAGGGGGATGGAGCTGCCGGCTTCACACTGCCTGGCTTTCGCTTCctggccccaccccacccacccagcaTGGACCTGGTCGCACTGAAGCCTGAGGAGCATGCCGTTAAGTTTGAG TACATTGGGCTGGGCGCTGTGGCTGATTGTGTGGATGTGAACGTGACCGTGGGTGGTGAGAGCTGCCAGCATGAGCTGCGGGGGGATGTGATTGTCTGCCCCCTTCCCCCCGCCCTGCAACTTGGCAAGGATGGTGCTCCACTGCAG GTCTGCGTGGATGGTGGGTGTCACATCCTGGGCAAGGTAGTGCGGCCAGGTCTGGAAGGGGTCCCACAGAGCACACTCCTCGGTGTCCTACTGGCCCTGCTCCTGCTTGTGGCTGTACTGGCCACCATACTGGTCTTCAGTTACCACCAGAGAAAACAGCTAG TCCTTTCTCCGAACCTGGATGACTTGGCATCCCTGGACCGGACCACTGGAGCCatgcctctgcctctgctccGCTCAAGCTCTGACTATAGAAATGGCCTTG CAGCCCCTGCCATTGATAGCCGGGATTCCACCACTCAGGTCCACAGAACATCCTTCTCAGGCAACGGGGATGGGTCCCATGTCCCACTGCTGCGGAAAGAGTCCATCCAGCTTGGGGACCTGAACTCTGCACTCCTGGCCGAGGTCAAGGATGTACTGATTCCCCACGAGTGGGTAGTCACCCACACTGACCGAGTCATTGGCAAAG GTCACTTTGGAGTTGTTTACCATGGAGAATACACAGACGAGGCCCAGAATCAAATCCACTGTGCCATCAAGTCGCTGAGTC GCATCACGGAGGTGCAGGAGGTGGAGGCCTTCCTGCGTGAGGGGCTGCTCATGCGCAGTCTGCACCACCCAAATGTGATGGCTCTTATTGGTATCGTGCTGCCGCCTGAAGGGCTGCCCCGCGTGCTGCTGCCCTATATGCGCCACGGAGACCTGCTCCAATTCATCCGCTCACCCCAGCGG AGCCCCACAGTGAAGGACCTCATCAGCTTCGGCCTGCAGGTGGCCCGTGGCATGGCGTACCTGGCAGAGCAGAAGTTTGTGCACCGGGACCTGGCTGCTCGGAACTGCAT GCTGGATGAGTCATTCACAGTCAAGGTGGCTGACTTTGGTCTGGCCCGCGATGTCCTGGACAAGGAGTACTACAGTGTCCAACAGCGCCGCCATGCTCGCCTACCTGTCAAATGGATGGCGCTAGAGAGCCTGCAGACCTACAGATTCACCACCAAGTCCGACGTGGTTaggccccacctgccccagagTCCACACGGCCTCAGAGAACACTTGGCCTTGCCCATTGATCTCCGGATG TGGTCGTTTGGTGTCCTCTTATGGGAACTGCTGACACGGGGTGCCCCACCGTACCCCCACATCGACCCTTTTGACCTCATGCACTTCCTGGCCCAGGGTCGGCGCCTGCCCCAGCCTGAGTATTGCCCTGATTCTCT GTACGCAGTAATGCAGCACTGCTGGGCTGCAGACCCTGCAGCACGACCCACCTTTGGAGCACTGGCAGGGGACGTGGAACGCTTGGTGGCCGCGTTGCGAGGGGACCACTACGTGCAGCTGCCTGTGGCCTACGTGAACGTGGGCCCTGGTGCCCCGGACAAGGCAGAAATGCCCTTGGAATAG